The genomic window ttttggtaaaaaaaaatcggtcacaagcgtcgctcgaatgttggattctgagcaatttttggtcgtcagtcaatttgtgcagaacaaaccgtgcacacacctttcgtaagcccaaatattcggtcaaaatgcgataaatcgatgttttggagatgttcaattccatttcgatgaatttcaatgatgatttcggctgattataaatataattgtatataagaGTATACAAATGATTGTTGTCAGTTTCCTGCATAACCTATGACACGAGATATTCATTCAACTATTTAGAAGCAAGATAAAACCTATcgataataagaaataaaaagcaGGAGGAGGACCCGAATTAAAATCTAGTTTACATTATATTAGTCTATATTAGTTATGAATTCACTGCATGCGAAAAAAGTActtgaaataatgaaaaatcattGTCACAATCaattgctaaaatatttttaagtttttaactgCTGGAAAGATTTTGATTTATACTATCTTGCGATTGCTAATCTAATCGTTTAATAcctagcatatatgtatgtctcatTCATAGAAATTTATTGGTTTATAGTGATTTTTTCTCACCACCAATTTTATGATTCTCCATGAGCTAAGCATATCACGAGTAAGTCACCTGTTACTTAAAGGTGCATGAGTGCCCGCGGTGGACTTGGGCAGCAACTGAGAATGGTTCTATATTGTCACGTTTACCGTTTTGCACacgttttgtttattttaaacatttcatgGGTGATTTATTAGCTGATTAAATAGCTGCTAAATAAGGTGATTACTTGCTTAAATAGATTATTGGCATAATTAATTGCCAAGGTTCATATAAATCTGCTCTTTATctcaaagttatttttttgtgatttattgCTTAAATATTGAATGTTTTGGTCTGTAGCCACTTCAAATGTTTTGAAGACAATATTTGACTGTACCCAAAAACCAAGTCGATTATATTATTGTTTGAACTAAGAAGTTTGCTATCAATTGTTTGCTTAGGGTCAAAAAGATCATCACCAAAGCTTTATAAAATTTAGCTGTTCTTAATCCGAAagctacatatttttatgaataaaaaaaaataaaacaaactgtTTGCAGAACTTTCCGCAATGCAATACTGAAGCCATATAGTAAATTCAGCGGCGCGCACTTTTTATCGTAAAATTCATGattgcataaattttttatagagtTCTAATACTCAGCCTCAACGATGCAttctataataaaaatttaaattatagaGGCAAAGtgacaaaaaatcacaaaactcATACTCTATACTTTTGGAGACTTTATTTGTTTAAGAATTAACAGTTACTAGCTATTTTTTTACTTACTATTTCAATGGTAAAATAAAGAATACATCATTAACACATTTCTACATTTTTGTAGAATTGTAAAATTGGTATTTGCgcacatttttttacttttgtgcttttaacttaaaatttaattttcataagtaATAATAAGTCTACACTTTTTGGAGAATTGTCTAAGCAAACGCACTTATGCAAAATTAGACAAAATAAtgccaaaaatttcaatttttcaatttataataacTCTCCACTTTTTGGAGAGTTCTCGAAACAAGCACAATTACGCATGATAAGACCAAGAATgtcaaaaatttcagtttttcaatttctaataaCTCTCCACTTTTAAGAAAAATGTCATTATTGTACAAATGACTGATTATGCATAAGCTTGTCTGGCGCACGTCTAAAAacgtatgtgtaaatatataactaaGTATAAACTCAGCTAAAGCCATCTCAATTTAAACAAACTCGCTTCATAACGTGCATGAGAGCTAAGCAAGGCAGTTCAAGTTCAATGAAGTGCATTTACAGCTGCCAATATATgataaataataacaagaacTGGATTTCGCATAACACACTCTACTTTATAATCTACGCGCTTGTTTAAGCGACGAAAATACCATTTCAACAAAAAACGATTAATTACCTATTTCGTATATTGTTTAACCGCATTTAAActgtttactttttaattatatgcGCGCTATGAAAACCTCATTTAAGATATGCGATTTTAAACACTAACACAGTAGACCGTGAGAAACCTTTCACTTTCATGTATTGATAATTTTCACGTCATTTGCTTTCTTTGTCatcgaatatttttattgtaaattctATTTACTTACATTCATCGGCGGTTGTTACACTTGTGAAGCAGACCAAAAGGCCCAATAGAAACCAACGAAGATTGCACATGCTTTAAACGCTACGCGTACAAGGCGAAAAGAAGTGAGTCGAACTGAGTGAAGTGAGCGTCACCGGCAAGCGAATGCTACTGTTGACTTTTTTTGCTAAGTGACGcagtttttattcaaattttgatAAAAGAGAGTTTCTGGCATGAAGCAGAAGTTGAAagtcaaaaatgagtgaaataatataaaatcgaaaatttttgaaaacacgtAAGGCAagcttttaatttattgcaaacGCCAACAGCGCTTCCGAAAATCTCTACGACACAACGACGACTGTAGCGTGTCGTAGAGCGTCACCCCTATATAAGTACGTGACTCACGTGCGGGTTCTACTGGTTTCTACTGCATTAGTAATCTAATCAAGTCTGATTGTCGGGCAATAATGCGCTAATATCCCATTCGCAGCCAATCCGAAGACAGTAGCACTTCATTCAACGCCTTTGGAAATTTCGCCCGATTAACGCTATCGGAGCACGTCGCCTATAAAAGACGTATCCGCGTGCTCTCCACAGCAGTCTGCTTAAACATGTCgccattgaaacaaaaattgccGAAGTTCATAGCATTACTGCTATTGGTCGTCGCGCTCCCGAACTACAACACTGCCGAAGCGGGACTCACTGCCGCTTGCGATCTGGCAGCAGACAATGATGACTGCATGGAAAGCGCTATGCACCCGAATTTTCCAACAAAACGCACTAATGAGGCATACAGCGAACCAGAGTTTACTAGTGACTTTTGGCTGGAGCTGAGTAAGAAATTTGTGCGCCAGCAAACGTTTGCGCAGCGCAATAAGCGTGTAGCTAAGAATGTTATACTCTTTTTGGGCGATGGCATGGGCTTGACGACGTTTGCGGCAGCGCGCAACCTACTCGGCGGTCCCGAGAAACAGTTGTCGTTCGAGAAATTTCCCTACACCGGTTTCTCGAAAACATACTCGGTGAATACGATGGTGCCCGATTCGGCGGTCACATCCACCGCTTACCTGTGCGGTGTTAAGGGTAATCACGGTACGATCGGCGTTAATGGACGCGTTAAACGTACCGATTGCGCGGGTATGGCCGATACGAGTAATCACGTGCATTCGATTGCAAAGTGGGCGTTGGACGCTGGCAAATCTGCCGGTCTAGTGACGACAACACGCGTCACGCACGCCTCGCCGGCAGGTGTCTACGCGCATGTGGCGGATCGTGAGTGGGAGAATGATGCGGTGTTGTCGGATGATTGTGGCGCCGATTCGGGTCTAGCGGACATTGCGCAACAACTGATCCACGGTGAGGTTGGCAAGCGGTTGAAAGTGATCTTCGGCGGTGGCAAGCGTGAATTTTTAGACACGCAGTTCTTTAAGAAGGGCAAACGCCAGGATGGACGCAATTTGATTGAGGAGTACCTGCAACAGTCCTCGGATAATGCTTATGTGGAGACGCGTGATGAGTTGCTCAACTTGAATTTGAATTCTTATAAACGCGTGTTGGGTCTGTTCGAGCGTTCGCACTTGGAATATCACTTGGACGCGGCCGATACGCAACCGACATTGAAGGAAATGACCGTGCGCGCTATTGAGATGCTACAAAAGGACGATAACGGTTTCT from Bactrocera tryoni isolate S06 chromosome 5, CSIRO_BtryS06_freeze2, whole genome shotgun sequence includes these protein-coding regions:
- the LOC120778614 gene encoding membrane-bound alkaline phosphatase-like encodes the protein MSPLKQKLPKFIALLLLVVALPNYNTAEAGLTAACDLAADNDDCMESAMHPNFPTKRTNEAYSEPEFTSDFWLELSKKFVRQQTFAQRNKRVAKNVILFLGDGMGLTTFAAARNLLGGPEKQLSFEKFPYTGFSKTYSVNTMVPDSAVTSTAYLCGVKGNHGTIGVNGRVKRTDCAGMADTSNHVHSIAKWALDAGKSAGLVTTTRVTHASPAGVYAHVADREWENDAVLSDDCGADSGLADIAQQLIHGEVGKRLKVIFGGGKREFLDTQFFKKGKRQDGRNLIEEYLQQSSDNAYVETRDELLNLNLNSYKRVLGLFERSHLEYHLDAADTQPTLKEMTVRAIEMLQKDDNGFFLFVEGGRIDTAHHSNMAEYALDETVEFSKAIEAGRELTSEEDTLIVVTADHSHGFSYSGYQDRDSDIFNVAPSEAADDLPYLTLSYANGPGFEDYYNTNKYKRRNPTKVRPGVNTFPATAPLESATHGGEDVAVFASGPWSHLFTGVYEQNTIPHMMAYAACVGDGLKAC